The following is a genomic window from Micropterus dolomieu isolate WLL.071019.BEF.003 ecotype Adirondacks linkage group LG12, ASM2129224v1, whole genome shotgun sequence.
GCTGCTGTCGGCCTCAAACTCTGCTGAAGTCTGAAGTGCgaaaataaaactgagaaaGACTCTCTTAGTTTGTGAACTCTTTATTATAAAGATCCAGTTTAAgcgtttttaaaaaatgtctgtggaaggttttttaaaatattcccTTTTTTATGTTCCAACTCTTTGAGTCGTCACATTTCAGTCTCAGAGCTCCTGGTTCTCTgaacaatatataaaaacatcatatttacCTGGAAACCTTCTGTGTTTGTCAAATGTCAGCTGGATATTTAATATAGatgattgtgtgtttgtttctcaaaATAACTGTCAAACTGTTCTCTACTGTACTGTTGCACTCTGCAAAAACAAGTACGCAGGTAGAAGTAAAATAGTTAATCAAAATACCTACTTCAGAGTAAAACCGCCCTCAAGTCTTCTATTTGATGTGGTTTGACTAGAATTTCAGATGGTCTCCTCAGGTCAAGATAAAGaacatatactttatttatttgtgatgaaatgacaaGTCCTCATCTCCTGATTAGACAACCTGTCACATTTACACCAGAACAGTATTCTCACTGTGTATCCATAAAGTGTGATTACAAAGTACTGCATTAATATAATAGTCTGTTAGTACTTCAATgagtaaagattgtttaaataCACAGATTATTGTCTTGATATCTCCTATAATCAATTATGAtttggaaaacaaattaaattaggAGATAattgtgtttgcaaaaaaaTATAAGGAGGGAGCGAGTCTGCAGCAGGAGATTTCCCGTGGTTATCGCCTTTTTTAAGTTTCTTctttagtttctttctttcgtATTATTCTGCATTCTAGTTGATAGGATAGGTAAAATAAGCATTGGGCTCCAGCCTATACTTTTTTGGTTGTTAATTGTGTGCGTTATTTTGTGTGAAATGGACTGGTGtaagcatgaaaaacatttttgtaaagtgcatattcacacaaatcatcatttatttacacaacACCTTGTCTGAAAAGTCACCTTGTGGCTGCTGACTGGTTTTCTCTTAGTATGTTTATATCGTTCAGTCCAGTTATGtttaatgcatgtgtgtataaataAGTCACTTTTAGAGCTTAGTGCCTGGTTTTCTGAACAATATATNNNNNNNNNNNNNNNNNNNNNNNNNNNNNNNNNNNNNNNNNNNNNNNNNNNNNNNNNNNNNNNNNNNNNNNNNNNNNNNNNNNNNNNNNNNNNNNNNNNNccccaccgggtaccactcatctccactacaaataggaaaaagaggctacaatttgcaagagctcaccaaaattggacagttgaagactggaaaaatgttgcctggtctgatgagtctcgatttctgttgagacattcagatggtaggcgtaaacagaatgagaacatggatccatcatgccttgttaccactgtgcaggctggtggtggtggtgtaatggtgtgggggatgttttcttggcacactttaggccccttagtgccaattgggcatcgtttaaatgccacggcctacctgagcattgtttctgaccatgtccatccctttatggccaccatgtacccatcctctgatggctacttccagcaggataatgcaccatgtcacaaagctcgaatcatttcaaattggtttcttgaacatgacaatgagttcactgtactaaaatggcccccacagtcaccagatctcaacccaagagagcatctttgggatgtggtggaacgggagcttcgtgccctggatgtgcatcccacaaatctccatcattGCAAGACTGTCTGAGATGTGGAGGTTAATACTGGAAATATGATTTAATGTGAGACCAGTGGAGCAGACGTCATCTGCTCCTTTCAACATGAAAGGTGGTTCAGGTATCTGATCAGGATCCGCCTGGGTGTTTTTCTGTAGAGGTTGAATCATTTATGTTGCATCATTTTGCAGCAGAAGTTCAGatggtaaatgtaaaacaggacTCACGCTGATAATTAAACATCAGATATGAGCCACAGTTTAGTTGTGAACACTCATTACTGACTCCTGCAGGATATCTGTgtcactgcaacaacaacagaagagaGAAACTCAGGAAAGTTTGATCTAAACttctacaaaatgtttttggacaaaaaaaaaggtgaaatcTTCATCACACAGATATTTACAGAGTGGAGAGAAACTCCACTGAGGAACTTTACATCCTTGTTTCTAATgaatctgtctctcagtgatcTCAGATCAGCCCTCCTTCATGTTCAGCCTGCAGCGCTGTCATTTCCTGCATGTGATTAAACTCTTTGTGTAGGGCCCCGTGTCTCCTGATGATCTGAgtgtgtgaagaaaaaaaaatacctaTATCTTAACCCTAAGACCTATAACCCACACAGTCACTACCCCacaaagaggaaggaggagagttTAACTGGACTGACTGAGTGGTGCAATGGGACGGACGTCTTTTCTGCTCTGTAAGTACAATCTGATAAAACTGTTGATTGACTTGATTGATCACCACagagaaaaagtaattttttatctttctttattCAATCTGAACCAGACAGACATTTAACATCCACATGGTGCATTCATTTAGGACTAGAAGATTTTGCAGTATTTATGGAGCAAGGTTTTCAGTTCTCTGTCTGGTCTGGTTTTATGTTAAATCTCTGGTTTCTCTTCAGTGCTGATCTCTCTGCTGAGCTGCAGGACCAGCGGAGGTGAGTGAACTCTGACACTCAAAGCTGTTCGCATAACGCTTTCTGGTAAAAAGTCATATAAAATGTGTGTTCTGTAAAGACACTAACAATTACTGAGAAACATACCTTCACTTAAATGAACCTTTACACTATTCAGAAACAGACTTAAGTAAAACTACCAAAACAACAGTCTCTAAAAACCAGCCTGTTCTGATgcgttgtgtgtgtatatatacactttGAGGCTATTGTATGGCTATTGTACAGAAAGCCCCTGGGGGCATCATAACCGTCACAGAAGTTAGTGAGAAGTGAATATATCAGTgaatatatgcatgtcgactggctcctttgtgttgcaacgcCATTGCAAACTGCAGCGTATCATACACGTGCAAAATCTCCGTTTTGTGTAAAATAGCCACGGTTTTTCCCAAGCGTGTATATATGACACCTGAGAAGAGATCAGGTTGCTAAAAACTAGTTACCAGGATGTAAGCTCAGTCAGATCTGAGATTTGAGCCTTCAGttatgaaataaatcaaattcacaGAAGACTAAAAGAACTTAATTGGTATATAGTGTTTATTTGACAAAAGGAATTTGTCCCTTCGTGTATGTTGAAGTGAAGCTCCAAGAATCCAATTAGTTTCATTAAATGCTTAAAAATATTGCAACAATGAAAAAACTCAAAGGTCACCACAGCTCTAGTTTCCTTTTTGCACATGTTGGATAAATTGCATTCATTTTATTCCTGGTAACACTGCCACTTAATCACCAAAGCCGCAGTCTCCCAGAAGTCTCTCGCAGGCAGCCTCAGGCTGTCTGAGAAAAGAGCACCAAGCTGTGATGCATTTATGGTCAAACAGGTCAAAGACTATTAACTATTACACCTCTGTGATAAAAACATGCAGGGAAGTATTTAACCTTTTAGATTTCACTTAGAGCAAACTTATTTTCTAGCATCTATCTATATGTCTGCATTCCACTTTGACTGGAAGGGCACcttaaatttaaaacatttacaaatttaCATGAATAACtcaatttaacaacaacaaaaaaaaatcacatcaaaaaaatattgtgaatCTTCATAATGCAGCAGGTGCAAAATTTGAATCTTCAGTCAGTCATCATCAAATCCTTCCTGAATTCTGTCCAACaagataaatgaaataaatgataaattgactGAATTTCCATTATTGTTTTTAGTAATTAACAAACGCTTAAATAACAAATCTTTCTGGGCTGGTTGGAAACAATTAATGATAATGAATGATCCTTTTCCCTGAGCTAATTACTTCAAGCCAACTGTGCTGTTGAAAAATACTGTTGCCCAGTGTGTCAGCAACCACATGGTGCTGATTAGTTTAGCATATCCTGTCGTTCCCAACAAAGTGTCAAGATTTTACTGTGAGACATCTGGTCATTTcactaaaaatgtaaatatgtccCTCCAGCCTCTTTGACTGTGAgtcccagcagctctcagctgtttgaaggagagtctgtctctctgagctgtgaggaggacgacagctctgctggatggacgctgaggaggaacacaaccaGAGGAACCAGGACTCAGTGTGGAGCTGGCTGGGGAAGATCAGCTGGTTCTTCCTGTAACATCAGCTACATCGACCCAGTGGACAGTggagtttactggtgtgagtccagtaacaccagtaacaccagtaacaccagtaacaccagtaacaccagtaacatcactgtcactggtaagatcagactgtggagttagtgttgatgaagctgtgtgtaaatgatgaaatgctgtagtttgtctctgtgttgaggtggaccagtgatcctgcagagtcctgtcctccctgtgatggagggacatgatgtcactctgcactgtaaaacaaagacccctccctccaacctcccagctggtttctataaagatggctccctcatcaggactgagcctacaggtcacatgaccatccaccatgttaacaagtctgatgaaggcctctacaagtgtaacatcagcggtcgtggagagtctccatccagctggatctctgtcacaggtgaggagcTCAAAGATAATTCTCAAACTGACCTGGTTTTGTTTTCTACATTGagttcagcaggtttcagcagaGATGATTCATGATGAATCAACATTTCTAACTTTGCAATCTGCAAAGAAACAAGAGTGAAATCTGTCAGAGTTCAACTCATCGTTTGATTTGTGATCTTTTTAACTCTAAACTTATGAATTcacttctgtctttctgttagCATGCTGTTCAATAAATtgtccatttattttattttctgtgcctttaattataatttcttGTTCATTTCAGTGAAACCCACCACTACAAGTCCTCCTTTAACCCCCtctcctcctggttcctcctctcctcctccctctgtatTGTGGTTGGCCGCTCTATCTTTCTCTGTTCTGGTTGTTCTGGTTTTACTGGTTCTACTGGTGAGACGATGCCTCCACAGGAAACCTAAAGGTTAGACACAGACTCCATGAGCTGCAGTTCACatttaaagtcacattttacTGTTGACACATTTCTATTAACACTTCTGGACGTACAAATAATAACAAGTTACAAACTGTCTCTTTAAGTCAGACGTCCATCTGGATTCTCATAAATCACATTGCTGTTGTTAATAAAAAGATGACATCACATGTCATAATATCACGTCACctacagcagccaatcagatgcagCAAAGATATCaatgttttattgattatttttcagGAACCGTGACTGtgtgttcttgttcttgttgtCTTTGTGAAGACCAAGTTGAGTTTAAGACCTTGAGAGGACATTTTGGAAAGTGACGTGAggacatttttataaaatgagGAGATGATTTAAATGTTCAATGTTTATTAGTCCATAAAGATTTCAGACTAATTGTGGTCTGTTTAGGTTAAtgacaatgtgtgttttgtgcccTGCAATAGATGCTAACAGAAGCTAAAAGCTCTTTGGTCATccagtttattgttttttaacacTTGAATGACACATGACTTCCAAATATGTGCAGATATACATATCTCTGTACATTCTGCTCACTTACAATATATTAACTGTTTTACTCAAACAAGTTAgatctgtttgttttaatgtaaataaaaaaggtaCATTAAGAGgtatgattttaaataaaagagaaGATGGGCTCAGCAGACCAAAGACACTTGGTTGTGCTCTGTATCTAAACCACAGCAGCAACTTCCTCCTGTTGATTCCAGTGAGCTGAGGTGTGACGCTGGTGTCGTTTCTCATTATAGTGTGATCTATTTAAGCTGATGGTGttgtttgtctatttttgtgCTGAAATGTGTGAACTGGTTTTGTTGTCGTCTAGTTCCCTGTTTCAGATAAACACCCTCCAGTTATATTTGGTCTTTCACCTTTCACAGTGTTTAGAAGAAGAAAAGTGTCAAACCTGCAGTCGTTTATAAAGTTTATAAAGTTTTTTGGTCCATAAAGTTTAAGAGAAAAGTTTTTCTATTGTGTCCTTTTTCCAATActgtacaaaaatacatattattGATTATAATAGGAACATAATAATCTGAATACAGTTTTTGTGATGactgcagtagtagtagttatgGACAAATCgtcctgtttggtctgatgacTAGAGGTACAGCTGCTCTTCTTTGTTT
Proteins encoded in this region:
- the LOC123979948 gene encoding high affinity immunoglobulin gamma Fc receptor I-like, whose protein sequence is MKGGSVLISLLSCRTSGASLTVSPSSSQLFEGESVSLSCEEDDSSAGWTLRRNTTRGTRTQCGAGWGRSAGSSCNISYIDPVDSGVYWCESSNTSNTSNTSNTSGPVILQSPVLPVMEGHDVTLHCKTKTPPSNLPAGFYKDGSLIRTEPTGHMTIHHVNKSDEGLYKCNISGRGESPSSWISVTVKPTTTSPPLTPSPPGSSSPPPSVLWLAALSFSVLVVLVLLVLLVRRCLHRKPKESDPAAVRGTGDVSYEQINFRPHRMKEFPAEPEVVYSSLR